In Dehalococcoidia bacterium, the following proteins share a genomic window:
- a CDS encoding NAD(P)-dependent oxidoreductase, with protein sequence MKLVVVRSGIAIPEVQERHVEGVCAIAKEAGLEVARPATREDELIAEADAEIAFGGLRPDLYTYARQLRWVQTVGAGVDAYLKGKFVEDDAVLTSEKGAVGVHLAEHAFALLLTLTRGVAIAIRGRRWDTRIDIRKRSWELTGRTAGLVALGGTGVAIARRARAFDMRVIAVDPESAAPPAEVEACWGLDRFYDLLGQSDVVFVSAPLTARSRRMFDAAAFAAMKPDSVLINVSRGEIVDGDAVLTALDSGHVRAAGLDVTPEEPLPPESLLWDHPHVVVTPRTAVQP encoded by the coding sequence ATGAAGCTGGTAGTCGTCCGATCCGGTATCGCGATTCCTGAAGTGCAGGAGCGCCACGTCGAGGGCGTCTGCGCGATCGCGAAGGAAGCCGGCCTCGAGGTGGCCAGGCCGGCGACGCGCGAAGACGAGCTGATCGCCGAGGCCGACGCGGAGATCGCCTTCGGCGGCCTGCGCCCGGATCTGTACACCTACGCCAGGCAGTTGCGCTGGGTGCAGACGGTCGGCGCGGGGGTCGATGCCTACCTCAAGGGCAAGTTCGTCGAGGACGATGCGGTGCTGACCAGCGAGAAGGGCGCGGTGGGCGTGCATCTCGCCGAGCACGCCTTCGCCTTGCTGCTCACGCTCACTCGCGGCGTGGCGATCGCCATCCGCGGCCGGCGCTGGGACACGCGCATCGATATTCGCAAGCGATCGTGGGAGCTGACCGGGCGCACGGCGGGCCTGGTGGCGCTTGGCGGCACGGGCGTGGCGATCGCGCGGCGCGCCAGGGCCTTCGATATGCGCGTAATCGCCGTCGATCCTGAGTCCGCGGCCCCGCCGGCGGAGGTCGAGGCTTGCTGGGGTCTCGACCGATTTTACGACCTGCTCGGCCAGAGTGACGTCGTCTTCGTCTCGGCGCCGCTCACCGCGCGGTCGCGCCGCATGTTCGACGCGGCGGCGTTCGCCGCGATGAAGCCGGACAGTGTCCTGATCAACGTTTCGCGCGGGGAGATCGTGGACGGTGACGCGGTGCTGACCGCGCTCGACAGCGGCCACGTGCGCGCTGCCGGCCTCGATGTCACGCCGGAGGAGCCGTTGCCGCCCGAGAGTCTGCTGTGGGACCATCCGCACGTGGTCGTCACGCCGCGCACCGCGGTCCAACCCTAG
- a CDS encoding MFS transporter, with product MAGEAGITTRASDGRRAPAPGLKHLATTFSSLRIYNYRLYWFGQLVSLTGTWMQRTAQAWLVLKLTDSALAVGTVTALQFLPITFLSLFGGVIADRVPKRRLLIVTQSISAVQALVLALLTQIGAIQLWHLYLLVLVLGLANAFDNPARQSFPVELVGRDEVANAVALNSTLFNTSRITGPALAGVALATVGVAGCFWLNAASFLATIGGLVLMRPERFFSISRPRRDPPLRLLREGVGYALRTPAIFVLVITLAFFGTFAFNFTVVVPLLARFTLRSGSLGYGLLFSAQGAGALVAALGLAYTRGQSLRTVFAGGLALSLALLCLGLSTIYGVSAALLALIGGAGIIYSASAQTRLQIIVPDQLRGRVMSIYTLLFAGTTPIGSVFIGAVSEHWNVQASLIASGALALVGLALAWLYLRGRSPAEMLRGTVLEATE from the coding sequence GTGGCGGGAGAAGCCGGCATCACAACCCGAGCGTCGGATGGGCGCCGCGCCCCGGCGCCCGGCCTCAAGCACCTGGCGACCACGTTCTCTTCGCTGCGCATCTACAACTACCGGCTCTACTGGTTCGGCCAGCTCGTCTCCCTCACCGGCACCTGGATGCAGCGCACCGCTCAGGCGTGGCTGGTGTTGAAGCTGACCGATTCCGCCCTGGCGGTGGGCACCGTCACCGCACTCCAGTTCCTGCCCATCACCTTCCTTTCGTTATTTGGCGGCGTGATCGCCGACCGCGTGCCCAAGCGCCGGCTGCTGATCGTCACGCAGTCGATCTCCGCGGTGCAGGCGTTGGTGCTGGCGCTGCTGACCCAGATCGGCGCAATCCAACTCTGGCATCTGTATCTGCTGGTGCTGGTGCTGGGCCTGGCGAACGCTTTTGACAATCCGGCGCGGCAGTCGTTTCCCGTGGAGCTCGTAGGTCGCGACGAGGTGGCGAACGCCGTGGCGCTCAACTCGACCCTGTTCAACACCAGCCGCATCACTGGGCCGGCGCTGGCCGGCGTAGCGCTGGCGACGGTTGGTGTGGCCGGCTGCTTCTGGCTGAACGCGGCCAGCTTCCTCGCCACGATCGGCGGCCTGGTGCTGATGCGGCCCGAGCGGTTCTTTTCGATTTCGCGGCCGCGGCGCGATCCGCCGCTGCGGCTGCTGCGCGAAGGGGTTGGCTATGCCCTGCGAACGCCCGCGATCTTCGTCCTGGTGATCACACTGGCGTTCTTCGGCACATTCGCCTTTAACTTCACCGTTGTCGTGCCGCTGCTGGCCCGCTTCACGCTGCGCTCCGGCTCGCTGGGCTACGGCCTGCTGTTCAGCGCCCAGGGGGCTGGGGCGCTGGTGGCGGCCCTGGGACTGGCCTATACGCGGGGCCAGAGTCTGCGCACCGTCTTTGCCGGCGGCTTGGCGCTGAGCCTGGCTTTGCTCTGTCTTGGCCTCTCCACCATCTACGGCGTGAGCGCCGCGCTGTTGGCGCTGATCGGCGGCGCGGGCATCATCTACAGCGCATCGGCGCAGACGCGGCTGCAGATCATCGTGCCGGATCAGTTGCGCGGCCGGGTGATGAGCATCTATACGCTGCTGTTCGCCGGCACCACGCCGATCGGCAGCGTGTTCATCGGCGCCGTTTCTGAACACTGGAACGTGCAGGCCTCGCTGATCGCGTCCGGCGCGCTGGCGCTGGTCGGGCTTGCGCTCGCCTGGCTGTATCTGCGCGGCCGCTCGCCGGCGGAGATGCTGCGCGGCACGGTGCTGGAGGCGACGGAATGA